From a single Streptomyces rubradiris genomic region:
- a CDS encoding glutathione S-transferase C-terminal domain-containing protein: MSITPLAAVRPAHRTAPLFRGRIGRDARSGHYAVPHRYRLHLSTACPDGLRLAVGHSLLGLDTRCPVTLLPAVPDCSDGGHTALRPLYEASAHHYTGPALDPVLSDDWSGRIVSTHTPDILRDLDRLRPDDRAGLYPAGLESVIEAVERMCAEGMEEAAQRAGRAGADPRERAAALDTLLDTLDRLERRLKGEEYLADGRLTAADIELWVSLVRLDTVHRCHLDASAVHRVAGHRALWAYARRLAAHPAFGRHLDLDGIARRHHGRCQGLEAAGAAVQILDWASHAAHTPGACRR, translated from the coding sequence ATGTCCATCACTCCGCTCGCCGCCGTCCGGCCCGCCCACCGCACCGCCCCCCTGTTCCGGGGCCGCATCGGCCGGGACGCGCGCAGCGGCCACTACGCCGTACCGCACCGCTACCGGCTCCACCTGTCCACCGCCTGCCCCGACGGGCTGCGCCTCGCCGTCGGCCACAGCCTCCTCGGCCTGGACACCCGCTGTCCGGTCACCCTCCTGCCCGCCGTCCCCGACTGTTCCGACGGCGGCCACACGGCGCTGCGCCCGCTGTACGAGGCGAGCGCCCACCACTACACCGGCCCCGCCCTCGACCCCGTGCTCAGCGACGACTGGTCCGGACGCATCGTCAGCACCCACACCCCCGACATCCTGCGCGACCTGGACCGGCTCCGCCCGGACGACCGCGCCGGCCTGTACCCCGCGGGCCTGGAATCCGTGATCGAGGCGGTGGAGCGGATGTGCGCCGAGGGCATGGAGGAAGCCGCCCAGCGCGCCGGCCGGGCGGGCGCCGACCCGCGGGAGCGGGCCGCCGCGCTCGACACCCTGCTGGACACGCTGGACCGGCTGGAGCGCCGGCTGAAGGGCGAGGAGTACCTGGCCGACGGCCGGCTGACCGCCGCCGACATCGAGCTGTGGGTGTCCCTGGTGCGGCTCGACACCGTCCACCGCTGCCATCTCGACGCCTCCGCCGTGCACCGGGTGGCCGGGCACCGCGCGCTGTGGGCCTACGCCCGCCGGCTGGCCGCCCACCCGGCCTTCGGCCGCCATCTCGACCTCGACGGCATCGCCCGCCGCCACCACGGCCGCTGCCAGGGCCTGGAGGCCGCCGGAGCCGCCGTCCAGATCCTGGACTGGGCGAGCCACGCCGCGCACACCCCGGGCGCCTGCCGCAGGTGA
- a CDS encoding putative leader peptide — protein MARLAPGTGRTDRNPSRTPLLTSRRHIDLQRVCSAISRHR, from the coding sequence ATGGCGCGCCTCGCACCGGGCACCGGCCGAACGGACCGGAACCCGTCGCGCACGCCCCTGCTCACCTCCCGCCGTCACATCGACCTCCAGCGTGTCTGCAGCGCGATCAGCCGCCACCGCTGA